One window from the genome of Geminocystis sp. M7585_C2015_104 encodes:
- the kaiB gene encoding circadian clock protein KaiB, translating into MNPIKKTYVLKLYVAGNTPNSVRALKTLRTILEEEFKGVYALKVIDVLKNPQLAEEDKILATPTLSKVLPPPVRKIIGDLSDREKVLIGLDLLYEEIKDKD; encoded by the coding sequence ATGAACCCCATTAAAAAAACCTATGTCCTTAAACTATATGTAGCAGGGAACACACCCAACTCCGTCAGGGCGTTGAAAACTTTAAGGACAATTCTAGAAGAGGAATTTAAGGGGGTTTACGCCCTAAAAGTAATAGATGTCCTCAAAAACCCACAACTGGCAGAGGAAGATAAAATTTTGGCAACCCCAACCCTCTCAAAGGTACTCCCACCACCGGTAAGAAAAATTATAGGAGACCTCTCCGACAGAGAAAAGGTTCTCATAGGACTAGATTTGTTGTATGAAGAAATCAAGGATAAAGACTAG
- a CDS encoding HU family DNA-binding protein, whose amino-acid sequence MNKGELVDAVAAKAEVTKKQADAVITATIEAIMEAVSAGDKVTLVGFGSFESRYRKAREGRNPKTGETMEIPATFVPTFSAGKLFKEKVAKSQQNSKK is encoded by the coding sequence ATGAACAAAGGAGAATTAGTAGATGCTGTAGCGGCTAAGGCGGAGGTAACCAAAAAACAAGCGGATGCCGTTATAACTGCCACCATTGAGGCTATAATGGAGGCGGTTTCCGCAGGAGACAAGGTGACACTAGTAGGTTTTGGCTCCTTTGAAAGCCGTTACAGAAAGGCAAGAGAGGGGAGAAACCCCAAAACCGGGGAGACGATGGAAATCCCTGCTACCTTTGTCCCCACTTTTTCTGCCGGGAAACTGTTCAAGGAAAAAGTAGCCAAGTCCCAGCAAAATAGCAAGAAATAA
- a CDS encoding circadian clock protein KaiA: MSSRISVCIFAPQGNLLDSLTELLNSKRYDLHILNSATELKGFIVNQKEHLDCLILQENDCTGLILNELYEQGLVLPVILIQTEPQSPKNYLYHSAEVRISPEQLRNIASYIDKAIGQFLQLAPSCSLKEKPADTRHQEKIQEKQNFLLLQQRRLAEKLKERLGYLGVYYKRNPSYFYRHLSQAEKEELIRQLTEQYKEIILNYFSQDSNVNQAIDQFVNQAFFADISVSQILEIHMELMDEFSQQLKLEGRNDDILLDYRLALIDIIAHLCEMYRRSIPKEDLPFDTLFTVD, encoded by the coding sequence TTGTCCTCCAGAATCTCAGTCTGTATTTTTGCACCACAAGGCAATCTTCTGGACTCTCTGACAGAATTGCTCAATAGTAAGCGTTATGACTTACATATTCTCAATTCTGCCACAGAGCTAAAGGGATTTATTGTTAACCAAAAAGAACACCTAGACTGTCTCATTTTACAGGAAAACGACTGTACTGGCCTCATACTCAACGAATTATATGAACAAGGGTTAGTCCTGCCAGTGATACTCATCCAAACCGAGCCTCAATCCCCCAAAAATTATCTCTACCACAGTGCCGAGGTCCGTATTTCCCCTGAACAATTGCGTAACATTGCAAGTTACATAGACAAGGCTATAGGGCAATTCCTACAGCTGGCCCCCAGTTGTTCCCTCAAAGAAAAACCGGCTGACACACGACATCAAGAAAAAATACAAGAAAAACAGAATTTCCTCTTACTACAACAGAGAAGACTGGCCGAAAAACTTAAAGAAAGACTTGGATATTTAGGTGTTTATTATAAGCGGAATCCCAGTTACTTTTACCGTCACCTATCCCAGGCAGAAAAAGAAGAACTTATCAGACAATTAACCGAACAATATAAGGAGATCATCCTTAACTATTTCAGCCAAGACAGTAATGTCAACCAGGCCATAGATCAATTCGTAAATCAGGCCTTTTTCGCCGATATTTCAGTCTCACAAATCCTAGAAATCCACATGGAATTGATGGACGAATTTTCTCAGCAATTAAAGCTGGAAGGACGCAATGATGACATACTTTTAGACTATCGTCTAGCCCTCATCGATATCATCGCCCATCTCTGCGAAATGTATCGCCGTTCTATTCCTAAAGAGGACCTACCCTTTGACACCCTTTTTACGGTAGATTAA
- a CDS encoding threonine-phosphate decarboxylase, which produces MVNFPRPVHGGNIDWAVSLINCPAEEVLDFSASINPLGPPEGVIATLARAIRDVRHYPSPNYPMVRETIAQYHQLEREWILPGNGVAELLTWAAWECHQLEGVLLPSPGFADYLRALQAFGVNYSFYPLDYLGGDLSHLAVNPSRWAIWINNPHNPTGRLWQKESLKRYLEEFALVLVDEAFMDFLPPPAESLLDLIGAYDNLVIFRSLTKFYSLPGLRIGYAISHPERLRRWQKWRDPWPVNVLAAVAAKAAMEDEEFRQKTWQWLPPTRTRLQESLAAIEGLTVYPSHANFLLVGSVLPTTRLQWELLKGYKLLIRDCLSFPELGDGYFRVAVRLQKENQLLSRAIASVFASVREKN; this is translated from the coding sequence ATGGTGAACTTTCCTAGACCAGTTCACGGCGGAAATATTGATTGGGCAGTGAGTTTGATAAACTGCCCGGCAGAGGAGGTGCTGGATTTTTCCGCCAGTATAAACCCTCTTGGCCCTCCTGAGGGCGTAATAGCGACCCTAGCCAGGGCAATAAGGGATGTAAGGCATTATCCCAGTCCCAATTACCCCATGGTGAGGGAGACCATTGCCCAGTACCACCAGCTGGAGAGGGAGTGGATTCTGCCCGGCAATGGGGTGGCGGAGTTACTTACCTGGGCAGCCTGGGAATGCCACCAGTTGGAGGGGGTTTTATTGCCGTCTCCCGGTTTTGCTGACTATTTGAGGGCTCTACAGGCCTTTGGGGTAAATTACAGTTTCTACCCCCTGGACTATTTGGGGGGGGACTTATCCCATCTTGCGGTGAACCCTTCAAGGTGGGCTATTTGGATTAATAATCCTCACAATCCCACTGGCAGACTGTGGCAAAAAGAGAGTCTGAAGCGGTACCTAGAGGAATTCGCCCTGGTATTGGTGGATGAGGCCTTTATGGATTTCCTCCCCCCCCCGGCAGAGAGTTTGTTGGACTTGATAGGAGCCTATGACAATTTGGTAATTTTTCGCTCCCTGACCAAGTTTTACAGTCTTCCAGGATTGAGAATAGGATATGCCATAAGCCATCCCGAAAGGCTTAGACGCTGGCAAAAATGGCGTGACCCCTGGCCGGTAAATGTTTTGGCGGCAGTGGCGGCTAAGGCGGCCATGGAAGACGAGGAGTTCAGACAAAAAACCTGGCAGTGGCTTCCCCCCACCCGCACTCGCCTACAAGAAAGTCTAGCAGCCATTGAGGGATTGACAGTTTATCCCAGCCATGCCAACTTTTTACTAGTCGGGAGTGTCCTTCCCACAACCCGGTTACAATGGGAACTACTAAAGGGCTATAAGCTCCTTATCCGCGACTGCTTAAGTTTCCCCGAACTGGGGGATGGGTACTTCCGTGTGGCTGTGAGGCTCCAAAAGGAAAACCAGTTGCTTAGTAGGGCTATTGCCTCCGTTTTCGCCTCTGTTAGGGAGAAAAACTAA
- a CDS encoding beta-glucosidase: MSGLSLREKIGQLIVVRTTGHLFDHQRCYPAWEASRKQLEEWLGNLNIGGVILLGGSVAEVSYRSQQLQSWAKTPLLIAADIEEGVGQRFTGATWFPPPMALSAIYEKNPAEAEALAEEMGRVTAKEALSIGINWILAPVTDVNNNPSNPVINVRAFGEKTETVSALAPAFVRGCKQYPILTCAKHFPGHGDTSCDSHLDLPVIKHSLPRLQTVELPPFARVIKQGVDSVMTGHLLVEAIDANHPATVSQRVLTGILRQQMGFEGLVVTDALIMAGIQKYAPPAQVAVQALQAGADILLMPPNPLDTIEAVERAVEEGVLSESRIDLSLARVALAKDKIGHPDSSSLSLETIAEEADSRLVEEILKLSMEKGGNFPLPPTSGGVNLIVVEDLLNCSFLARHTAAVAIPRSFGYQCQLVSESDLYYSDYRNTPVLLQVFKRGNPFRGRAGLTPREEEFYRRLFRQPTFQGLVIYGSPYLCQWFCQHLPPSSPWVFTYGQMPLAQQLAMSCLFHLSGDFDLPTDNFL; the protein is encoded by the coding sequence GTGTCAGGCTTATCCCTAAGGGAAAAAATAGGACAATTAATAGTAGTACGTACCACCGGTCATTTATTCGACCATCAAAGATGTTATCCAGCATGGGAGGCATCTAGAAAACAGTTAGAGGAATGGCTGGGCAATCTAAACATTGGTGGGGTTATCCTGTTGGGGGGCAGTGTGGCAGAGGTATCCTATCGTAGCCAACAATTGCAGTCATGGGCAAAAACGCCACTTCTCATCGCCGCCGACATAGAAGAGGGAGTTGGGCAAAGATTTACCGGCGCTACCTGGTTTCCTCCCCCAATGGCCCTGTCTGCCATATATGAAAAGAATCCCGCCGAAGCAGAGGCCCTGGCGGAGGAAATGGGAAGGGTTACAGCCAAAGAAGCCCTCAGTATAGGAATAAATTGGATTTTGGCGCCCGTTACCGATGTCAACAACAACCCCTCAAATCCAGTTATCAATGTTCGTGCCTTTGGCGAAAAAACTGAAACCGTATCCGCCCTAGCTCCCGCCTTTGTGCGGGGGTGTAAGCAGTATCCAATTTTAACCTGTGCCAAACACTTCCCTGGCCATGGTGACACTAGTTGTGATTCTCATCTAGACTTGCCCGTCATTAAACATAGCTTGCCAAGACTACAAACAGTCGAATTGCCACCCTTTGCCCGAGTGATTAAACAGGGTGTAGACAGTGTGATGACAGGACATCTGTTGGTGGAGGCTATTGATGCTAATCACCCCGCCACTGTCTCCCAGAGAGTACTAACGGGCATACTAAGACAACAAATGGGCTTCGAGGGATTGGTTGTCACCGACGCCCTGATTATGGCTGGAATCCAAAAATATGCCCCCCCCGCCCAGGTAGCCGTCCAAGCCCTACAGGCAGGGGCAGATATACTACTAATGCCGCCAAACCCCCTGGACACCATAGAAGCCGTGGAAAGGGCAGTGGAAGAGGGTGTTTTATCGGAAAGTAGAATCGACCTGAGTTTAGCACGAGTTGCCCTGGCCAAGGACAAAATTGGTCATCCCGACTCTTCCTCCTTATCCCTAGAAACAATTGCAGAAGAAGCCGATTCACGCTTGGTAGAGGAGATTTTAAAACTGTCCATGGAAAAAGGCGGCAATTTTCCACTTCCACCTACTAGTGGAGGCGTCAATCTCATAGTAGTGGAAGATTTACTAAATTGTAGCTTCCTTGCTCGCCACACCGCCGCCGTTGCCATTCCCCGCAGTTTTGGTTATCAGTGTCAGCTAGTCTCTGAATCCGATCTGTATTACTCTGATTACAGAAATACTCCAGTGTTATTACAGGTGTTCAAACGGGGCAATCCCTTTAGGGGAAGGGCGGGCCTCACCCCTAGGGAGGAAGAATTCTACCGGCGGTTATTTCGTCAACCAACATTCCAGGGCCTTGTAATCTATGGTAGTCCTTATCTGTGTCAATGGTTTTGTCAGCATCTTCCCCCCTCCTCCCCATGGGTTTTCACCTACGGACAAATGCCATTGGCACAACAGCTAGCCATGAGTTGTTTATTTCACCTGTCAGGAGACTTTGACCTTCCGACAGACAATTTCCTATAA
- a CDS encoding NAD(P)H-dependent glycerol-3-phosphate dehydrogenase — MLANKRIVILGAGAWGTTLGYLLARAGRQYRIWSRREGISLAEAVAGAEVIVSAVSMKGVKPVISSLAGKIGEGVIIVTATKGLDLDTAKTPSQLWQEAFPCNPIVVLSGPNLSKEIRKGLPAATVVSSRCQKAAELIQTLFASDIFRVYVNDDPLGTELGGTLKNVMAIAAGVCDGLQLGTNAKAALLTRALPEMIRVGTRLGAKLETFFGLSGLGDLLATCDSPLSRNYQVGYQLAQGKSLSDILSNLEGTAEGVNTTEVLVKLAQRENISVPIAYQVYLLLRGELTPPMAVRNLMARELKDEFWFMTGANFPHGSEKAPPTGTDKKGQG; from the coding sequence ATGTTGGCAAACAAGAGGATTGTCATCCTCGGCGCCGGGGCCTGGGGTACTACCCTGGGTTATTTATTGGCAAGGGCAGGGCGACAGTATAGGATTTGGAGTCGTCGGGAGGGCATTTCCCTTGCCGAGGCGGTAGCCGGGGCAGAGGTGATCGTGTCGGCGGTTTCTATGAAGGGGGTAAAACCGGTAATCAGTAGCCTGGCGGGGAAAATCGGGGAAGGGGTAATAATTGTGACGGCCACCAAGGGATTGGACTTGGACACCGCTAAAACCCCCTCTCAACTCTGGCAAGAGGCCTTTCCTTGTAACCCAATTGTAGTACTTTCTGGACCTAATTTGTCCAAGGAAATTAGAAAGGGGCTACCAGCGGCGACGGTGGTGTCTTCTCGTTGCCAAAAGGCAGCAGAGTTGATTCAAACCCTATTTGCCTCTGATATTTTTCGGGTTTATGTAAATGATGACCCCTTAGGCACGGAATTGGGGGGGACTCTGAAAAATGTAATGGCTATAGCAGCCGGCGTTTGTGATGGTCTACAGTTGGGGACTAATGCCAAGGCTGCCCTGCTTACAAGGGCACTACCGGAGATGATTAGAGTCGGAACTCGCCTGGGGGCAAAACTGGAAACTTTCTTCGGCCTGTCGGGGTTGGGGGATTTGCTGGCTACCTGTGATAGTCCCCTTTCCCGTAACTACCAGGTGGGTTATCAGTTGGCCCAGGGCAAGTCTTTGTCAGACATACTGTCAAACTTGGAGGGCACTGCCGAAGGAGTCAATACTACTGAGGTGTTGGTCAAATTGGCTCAAAGGGAAAATATTTCTGTACCCATCGCCTATCAGGTTTATCTTCTCTTAAGGGGAGAGCTCACCCCCCCCATGGCAGTGAGAAATCTCATGGCCAGGGAATTGAAAGACGAATTCTGGTTTATGACTGGGGCCAATTTTCCCCATGGCAGTGAAAAGGCCCCCCCCACCGGTACAGATAAAAAAGGGCAAGGCTAG
- a CDS encoding DUF4327 family protein, protein MKTIAKNSRGSHTIDMIREEARHLVEKGIVSRHQPIYILCQYIPAREWVKVECELEQCDYLLRDQIGDLIARESWESD, encoded by the coding sequence ATGAAAACTATAGCAAAAAACAGTAGGGGGAGTCACACCATTGACATGATTAGGGAAGAGGCCCGTCACCTAGTAGAAAAGGGCATAGTCAGTCGTCATCAGCCTATATATATCCTATGTCAGTACATCCCCGCCAGGGAGTGGGTGAAGGTAGAATGTGAGTTGGAACAGTGCGATTACCTCCTTAGAGATCAAATAGGCGATCTCATCGCCAGGGAAAGTTGGGAAAGTGATTAG
- the panB gene encoding 3-methyl-2-oxobutanoate hydroxymethyltransferase, with protein sequence MKVTIQKLKQWKQERRPIVCLTAWDYAIAQLLDIAGIDVILVGDSLAMVALGHSSTLPVTLDEMIHHTRAVCRGVNRAMVVCDLPFLTYQRDISQAIESAGRILKETNAAAVKLEGGYPAMIDTVSRLTEVGIPVMAHIGLTPQSVRILGYKKQGQTPQQQEKILKQALALEQAGAFAIVLEHMNEELAATITSSLQIPTIGIGAGSNCDGQVLVTADLLGLSEKLPPFAKPYTNLRDIILQAVTRFADDVKSHQFP encoded by the coding sequence ATGAAGGTTACTATCCAAAAACTAAAACAATGGAAGCAGGAAAGACGCCCCATTGTCTGTCTGACTGCCTGGGATTATGCCATTGCCCAGTTACTGGATATAGCGGGGATTGATGTGATTCTGGTGGGAGACTCCCTGGCAATGGTGGCTTTGGGCCATTCTAGCACCCTTCCCGTCACCCTCGATGAGATGATTCACCACACTAGGGCTGTATGTCGGGGTGTAAACAGGGCAATGGTGGTTTGCGATTTGCCCTTTCTTACCTATCAAAGAGACATTAGCCAAGCCATTGAATCTGCCGGGAGAATCCTCAAGGAAACTAATGCCGCCGCCGTTAAGCTGGAAGGGGGTTATCCGGCCATGATTGACACTGTCTCTCGTCTTACAGAAGTGGGCATCCCCGTTATGGCACACATCGGCTTAACCCCCCAGTCAGTCAGAATCCTAGGCTATAAAAAACAAGGCCAAACCCCCCAACAACAGGAAAAAATACTTAAACAGGCCCTCGCCCTTGAACAAGCAGGAGCCTTTGCTATAGTATTAGAACACATGAATGAAGAATTGGCGGCCACCATCACCTCCTCCCTCCAAATCCCCACCATCGGCATTGGTGCCGGCAGTAACTGCGATGGCCAAGTCTTAGTCACCGCCGACTTGCTAGGATTGTCTGAAAAACTCCCCCCCTTCGCCAAACCCTATACCAATCTCCGGGACATTATCCTCCAGGCTGTCACCCGTTTCGCCGATGACGTCAAATCCCACCAATTTCCCTAA
- a CDS encoding SpoIIE family protein phosphatase codes for MLKLFQVSRQTNLRALLVVPFVCQILVVLGAVSYISYQSGQTAIQDITKKLQRELRFRITNHLEEYLNRGNQLNHVNANAIVFNPSLLKDLPSLGRYFVHQYHGNEEIKMMALALVNGDYVETIPLADGNFQLTVLETDKSNTLSVYLLNPRGDVIRLLKREANSKFEPKSTPWYQHFLVTTSNQWNLIHKNPTTGEFVVSTSKKVFSLEGGLLAIITNQVNLMDLSLFLKDIKIGKSGTAFILDKKGFLVAESFSLKKGNQPQIMVSALETENRSLRKITEYILANNYLENQPKNALFFKLHVDNKPLLIDVIPFTNDQGIQWTIVLVIPETDFTYFLQRNLFLSISISVIAVGIAITSGLITSKFIIQPIVKLKNASQKVSEGEFDHKIPLQGIEELDSLAQHFNHMTDMLESMFMSLNQTLQEISNLKYAIDQAAIVTITDTEGRIVYCNEKLTEISGYSFSELIGQKTALFKSGYHDAKFYEDMWSTITKRKVWRGEIKNKAKDGRFYWVDTTIVPLTDEKGNINQYLSIQTEITERKELEKNLEKIVEIRTRELARANEEIRMLNQRLCSENLQLAGKLKILHQMQQLILPKPQELKKIKPLDIAGYSEPADELGGDYFDVLQLENDAYITLGIGDVTGHGLESGILMVMIQAAICTLKHTGETEPIRFLDILNRAIYYNIKRMNSEKNLSLVILNYCEGEVTIFGQHEEIIVVRKNGEIELVDTIDLGVPIGVDEQISEYINFQKVTLNPGDGIVLYTDGITEARNQHKQQYGLERLCEIVRKNWHLDCEKIRDAIVSDVKSFMGLRKIEDDLTLLLLKQR; via the coding sequence ATGTTGAAACTGTTTCAGGTATCCCGACAAACTAATTTACGTGCCCTTCTTGTAGTCCCCTTTGTCTGCCAAATTCTTGTGGTTTTGGGTGCTGTCAGCTACATTTCCTATCAGAGTGGTCAGACAGCGATACAGGATATAACGAAAAAGCTACAGAGAGAACTCAGATTCCGCATCACCAATCACCTAGAGGAGTATTTAAACCGTGGTAATCAGCTAAACCATGTAAATGCCAATGCCATTGTCTTTAACCCCTCCCTATTGAAGGACTTACCTTCTTTGGGGCGTTATTTTGTCCACCAATACCATGGCAATGAGGAAATTAAAATGATGGCTTTGGCTTTGGTAAATGGTGACTATGTAGAAACCATCCCACTAGCTGATGGAAATTTTCAGTTAACAGTTTTAGAAACAGACAAGTCTAACACCCTCTCCGTCTATCTCCTCAACCCCCGTGGAGACGTTATAAGACTGTTAAAAAGAGAAGCCAACAGTAAATTTGAGCCCAAATCCACCCCCTGGTATCAACATTTCCTAGTCACCACCTCAAATCAATGGAATCTTATTCACAAAAATCCCACCACCGGGGAATTTGTGGTTTCCACCAGCAAAAAAGTCTTTTCCTTGGAGGGTGGACTTTTAGCAATTATAACCAACCAGGTGAACTTGATGGACCTATCTTTGTTTCTAAAGGACATAAAAATAGGCAAAAGTGGCACTGCTTTTATCTTGGATAAAAAGGGATTTCTAGTAGCAGAATCTTTCAGTCTAAAAAAAGGTAACCAACCCCAAATTATGGTCTCTGCCTTGGAGACTGAAAACCGAAGCCTCAGGAAGATTACCGAGTATATTTTAGCAAATAATTATCTCGAAAACCAGCCAAAAAATGCCCTCTTCTTTAAATTACATGTTGACAATAAGCCCCTCCTCATCGATGTGATCCCCTTCACCAACGATCAGGGCATCCAGTGGACCATTGTATTAGTTATACCCGAAACTGACTTCACTTATTTCCTCCAAAGAAATCTGTTCTTAAGTATTAGTATCTCCGTGATAGCAGTTGGAATAGCTATTACCAGTGGTTTGATTACATCTAAGTTTATTATTCAGCCCATTGTGAAACTAAAAAATGCCTCCCAGAAAGTGTCTGAGGGAGAGTTTGACCACAAAATACCTCTCCAAGGGATAGAAGAATTGGATTCCCTCGCCCAGCATTTTAACCACATGACTGACATGTTGGAATCCATGTTTATGAGTCTTAATCAAACCTTGCAAGAAATTTCTAATCTTAAGTATGCAATAGACCAAGCCGCTATAGTGACCATTACTGACACCGAGGGAAGAATAGTATACTGCAACGAAAAACTGACAGAAATATCTGGCTATTCTTTTTCGGAATTGATTGGACAAAAAACTGCCCTGTTCAAATCAGGGTATCATGATGCCAAATTTTATGAGGACATGTGGTCAACTATCACAAAAAGGAAGGTATGGCGAGGGGAAATAAAAAACAAAGCCAAGGATGGTCGTTTTTACTGGGTGGATACAACTATTGTGCCTTTGACTGATGAGAAAGGCAATATTAACCAGTATTTATCTATTCAGACTGAGATTACCGAGAGAAAGGAATTGGAAAAGAATTTAGAAAAAATTGTAGAAATCAGGACAAGGGAACTGGCCAGGGCTAACGAGGAAATTAGAATGTTAAATCAGCGACTATGTTCAGAGAATTTACAGCTGGCGGGCAAATTGAAAATCCTCCACCAAATGCAGCAATTAATCCTACCAAAACCCCAGGAACTGAAAAAGATAAAGCCACTGGATATTGCAGGTTACAGTGAGCCCGCTGACGAATTGGGAGGAGATTATTTTGATGTTTTACAGTTAGAAAATGATGCTTATATTACTTTAGGAATAGGAGATGTTACAGGTCACGGGTTAGAAAGTGGCATATTAATGGTAATGATACAAGCCGCTATTTGCACCCTAAAACACACTGGCGAAACAGAGCCAATTAGATTCCTTGACATTTTAAACAGGGCAATCTACTACAACATAAAAAGAATGAACTCGGAAAAAAACCTCTCACTTGTTATCCTCAATTACTGTGAGGGAGAAGTGACCATATTTGGACAACACGAGGAGATAATAGTGGTCAGAAAAAACGGGGAAATAGAATTAGTTGATACCATTGATCTGGGGGTGCCTATCGGCGTCGACGAACAAATCAGCGAGTATATAAACTTTCAAAAGGTAACCCTGAATCCAGGAGATGGGATTGTCCTTTATACCGATGGAATAACTGAAGCCAGAAACCAACACAAACAACAGTACGGCCTAGAAAGACTGTGTGAAATAGTCCGGAAAAACTGGCATCTGGACTGTGAGAAAATAAGAGATGCCATTGTCAGTGACGTTAAGAGTTTTATGGGCCTAAGAAAGATTGAGGACGATTTAACCCTACTTTTGCTAAAACAAAGGTGA
- the kaiC gene encoding circadian clock protein KaiC, whose protein sequence is MSENKDQLKSKGVQKIRTMIEGFDEITHGGLPMGRTTLVSGTSGTGKTLFAVQFLYHGIKYFDYPGLFITFEESPEDIIKNAYSFGWDLEKLIQEGKLFILDASPDPEGQEVVGNFDLSALIERIQYAIKKYKAKLVAIDSVTAIFQQYEAAGVVRREIFRLVARLKSLGVTSVMTTERLDEYGPIARFGVEEFVSDNVVILRNVLEGERRRRTIEILKLRGTTHMKGEFPFTITLDGINIFPLGAMQLTQRSSNVRISSGIKTLDEMCGGGFFKDSIILATGATGTGKTLLVSKFLEEGCRQGERAILFAYEESRAQLSRNASSWGIDFEQMERKGLLKVLCAYPESAGLEDHLQIIKSEIAQFKPSRIAIDSLSALARGVTNNAFRQFVIGVTGYAKQEEITGFFTNTTDQFMGAHSITESHISTITDTIIMLQYVEIRGEMSRAINVFKMRGSWHDKGIREYTITKDGPEIKDSFRNYERIISGSPTRITVDEKAELSRIVKNVKEKTPDE, encoded by the coding sequence ATGAGCGAAAATAAAGACCAGCTAAAGTCTAAAGGGGTACAAAAAATTCGTACAATGATAGAGGGTTTCGACGAAATTACCCATGGCGGTTTACCCATGGGGCGTACAACCCTTGTCAGTGGGACCTCCGGCACGGGAAAAACTCTATTTGCAGTACAATTCCTATATCATGGTATTAAGTATTTCGACTATCCAGGTTTATTTATCACCTTTGAAGAATCTCCCGAGGATATTATTAAAAATGCCTATAGTTTTGGTTGGGATTTGGAAAAGTTAATACAAGAGGGAAAACTGTTTATTCTAGACGCCTCGCCAGATCCAGAAGGACAAGAAGTTGTGGGCAATTTTGATCTGTCTGCTCTAATTGAAAGAATCCAATATGCCATCAAAAAATACAAAGCTAAACTAGTAGCCATCGACTCCGTCACCGCCATCTTCCAACAATATGAAGCGGCAGGGGTAGTCAGACGGGAGATTTTCCGTCTTGTGGCTAGACTCAAAAGTCTTGGTGTCACTTCTGTAATGACCACTGAAAGACTGGATGAATATGGTCCCATAGCCCGTTTTGGCGTAGAAGAATTCGTCTCCGACAATGTGGTAATCCTCCGCAACGTCTTAGAAGGAGAAAGAAGAAGAAGAACCATCGAAATCCTCAAATTACGTGGCACCACCCACATGAAGGGGGAATTCCCCTTTACTATAACCCTTGACGGCATCAACATCTTTCCCCTCGGCGCCATGCAACTCACCCAACGCTCGTCCAATGTGCGCATCTCCTCCGGCATTAAAACTCTTGATGAAATGTGTGGTGGTGGCTTCTTCAAAGATTCCATCATCCTGGCTACAGGCGCCACCGGCACAGGCAAAACCCTCCTGGTTAGCAAATTTTTAGAAGAAGGTTGCCGTCAGGGAGAAAGGGCAATTCTCTTCGCCTATGAAGAATCCCGCGCCCAACTGTCTCGCAATGCCTCCTCTTGGGGTATCGATTTTGAACAAATGGAAAGAAAAGGCCTACTCAAAGTCCTATGCGCCTACCCCGAATCCGCTGGCTTGGAGGATCACCTGCAAATCATCAAATCCGAAATTGCCCAATTCAAACCCAGCCGCATTGCCATCGACTCCCTCTCCGCCTTGGCTAGGGGAGTCACCAATAACGCCTTCCGTCAGTTCGTCATCGGCGTCACCGGTTATGCTAAACAAGAGGAAATTACCGGCTTTTTCACTAATACTACAGACCAATTCATGGGCGCCCACTCCATCACCGAATCCCACATCTCCACCATCACCGATACTATTATTATGCTACAGTATGTAGAAATTAGGGGCGAAATGTCCAGAGCCATTAACGTCTTTAAAATGCGTGGTTCCTGGCACGACAAAGGTATTAGGGAATACACCATCACCAAGGACGGCCCCGAAATCAAAGACTCCTTCCGTAACTACGAACGTATCATAAGCGGTTCTCCCACTCGGATCACCGTAGACGAAAAGGCCGAGCTGTCCCGCATCGTCAAAAACGTCAAGGAAAAAACCCCCGACGAATAA